A genomic stretch from Thermostichus vulcanus str. 'Rupite' includes:
- a CDS encoding glycosyltransferase family 4 protein — MHMTPLHSKPIRLTEKKYRVLHVVKDDKMGGVKSNLQGFINSDLSYYFDFEIVIFDVEKLRLHSFQGLTEPDLIVYHPTCRLKGLPDLLRLKTRFPKAKLIIHEHAYSQEYEKHNVPQVWRFRNILRVFYRLANQVVAISQSQADWMLKNHLVLPHQLRLIHQCPPLDRFTKLSPKSRKGDLILGAYGRFCTQKGFKVLIQAMEQVPDLPIRLLLGGSGELERSLHQMARHLSSVTFLGQVEDVPGFLERCDAVVIPSLWEPWGNVCLEARAAGKPIIASQVDGLVEQVQNPEGECGLLVTPNNPTELAKGIRIMTLASPWQLRKWGETGKLSTRGGHHNYLQSWKELMCEVLH; from the coding sequence ATGCACATGACTCCTTTACACTCTAAACCCATCAGGCTCACCGAAAAGAAATATCGTGTCCTTCATGTTGTCAAAGATGATAAAATGGGAGGAGTAAAATCGAATCTGCAAGGATTTATCAACTCTGATTTATCGTATTACTTTGATTTTGAAATCGTAATTTTTGATGTGGAGAAGCTTCGCCTGCATTCATTTCAGGGCTTGACAGAGCCAGATTTGATTGTTTATCACCCTACCTGTCGTCTAAAGGGATTGCCGGACTTACTGCGGCTTAAAACTCGCTTCCCAAAAGCAAAGTTAATCATTCACGAGCATGCCTATTCGCAAGAGTATGAAAAACACAACGTTCCTCAGGTGTGGAGGTTTCGCAACATATTACGAGTCTTTTATCGTTTGGCGAACCAGGTGGTAGCCATCTCGCAGTCTCAAGCAGATTGGATGTTGAAGAACCACTTGGTTTTACCGCATCAATTGAGGCTCATTCATCAATGTCCTCCCCTTGATCGCTTTACTAAGTTGTCTCCCAAATCTAGAAAAGGAGATTTAATCTTAGGTGCCTATGGTCGCTTTTGCACCCAGAAAGGATTCAAAGTGCTTATTCAAGCTATGGAGCAGGTTCCAGACCTACCCATCAGGCTATTACTAGGGGGATCTGGAGAGCTAGAGAGATCTTTACATCAAATGGCCAGACACCTGTCATCGGTAACTTTTTTGGGGCAAGTGGAAGATGTACCAGGCTTTCTAGAACGTTGCGATGCAGTGGTCATTCCCTCCCTCTGGGAACCTTGGGGAAATGTTTGTCTAGAGGCAAGAGCTGCAGGTAAGCCTATCATCGCCAGTCAGGTTGATGGCTTGGTGGAACAGGTACAGAACCCTGAAGGAGAATGTGGATTATTGGTCACCCCCAATAATCCAACTGAACTGGCCAAAGGGATCCGAATCATGACTTTAGCTTCTCCTTGGCAGCTTAGAAAGTGGGGAGAAACAGGAAAGCTTTCCACAAGGGGAGGACATCATAACTATTTGCAATCATGGAAAGAATTAATGTGTGAGGTATTACACTAA
- a CDS encoding MBOAT family O-acyltransferase yields the protein MVNYLLGNRLHEVRCNQRLSRIFLYFGLLFNIGLIAYYKYTVFLMSWLPPSKLSVWITQLLHPDNIILPLAISFYTFQQISYLVDAYRGVIPNYSLLDYSLFVLFFPQLIAGPIVHHYEVIPQFNRLRNLLFCQKNFAIGCIVFVIGLSKKVLIADSLAGWVTLPFNHAAELSFIEAWTAALSYTYQLYFDFSGYCDMALGLGLMLNVKLPINFNSPYKSTSIVEFWRRWHITLSNFLRDYLYIPLGGNRLGESRRVINLMITMLLGGLWHGAGWTYIAWGGFHGVCLSINHIWKKVGFYLPKQISWLVTFLAVIIGWVIFRAQSLGDAGHILWAMTGIEGILLPGKYRGLVSNLEMFGIRFNNFPSLDYFPGGLESIVILFIVTLWVVFLPNTQELIQKFKPRWWWSLLLGFLAMLTLLSMSRVTEFLYFQF from the coding sequence ATGGTAAATTATCTTCTGGGAAATAGACTTCATGAGGTGAGGTGTAATCAAAGGCTTTCGAGAATATTTCTGTATTTTGGTCTCCTGTTCAATATCGGTCTCATCGCATATTATAAATATACAGTCTTCCTCATGTCTTGGTTGCCCCCCTCAAAGTTATCCGTGTGGATAACACAACTGTTACACCCAGACAACATTATTCTTCCCCTGGCAATTTCTTTCTACACATTCCAGCAAATATCCTATTTGGTAGATGCATATCGAGGAGTCATACCGAATTACTCTCTTCTTGACTATAGTTTGTTTGTGCTTTTTTTTCCACAATTGATTGCTGGGCCTATCGTCCATCACTATGAAGTCATACCTCAATTTAATAGATTGCGGAACCTGTTGTTCTGCCAGAAAAACTTTGCCATTGGCTGTATAGTGTTTGTTATTGGCTTGTCAAAAAAAGTTCTTATTGCTGATAGCTTAGCAGGTTGGGTGACCTTACCCTTTAATCATGCTGCTGAGTTGAGTTTTATAGAGGCATGGACGGCAGCGTTAAGTTACACCTATCAACTCTACTTCGATTTTTCTGGTTACTGTGACATGGCTCTTGGCCTTGGGCTAATGTTAAATGTAAAGTTGCCAATCAACTTTAACTCACCTTATAAATCTACTTCAATTGTTGAGTTTTGGCGTCGATGGCACATTACGTTGTCAAATTTCTTGAGAGATTATCTCTATATTCCATTGGGAGGTAACCGTCTTGGAGAATCTCGCAGAGTCATCAATCTCATGATTACAATGTTACTGGGAGGTTTGTGGCATGGAGCTGGGTGGACATACATAGCCTGGGGTGGGTTTCACGGAGTATGCCTTAGTATCAACCACATATGGAAAAAAGTAGGTTTTTATTTACCAAAGCAAATTTCATGGTTGGTCACTTTCTTGGCTGTAATAATTGGTTGGGTTATTTTTAGGGCCCAATCTCTCGGAGATGCGGGTCATATCCTATGGGCAATGACAGGTATTGAGGGGATATTGCTGCCTGGAAAATATCGCGGATTAGTAAGCAATCTAGAAATGTTTGGGATCCGATTCAATAACTTTCCTAGCCTGGATTACTTTCCAGGTGGTTTGGAGAGCATTGTTATTTTGTTTATTGTAACCTTGTGGGTTGTATTTCTGCCTAATACACAGGAGTTGATTCAAAAGTTTAAACCACGGTGGTGGTGGAGTTTACTTCTCGGTTTCCTAGCTATGCTAACACTACTGTCAATGAGTCGAGTTACTGAATTTCTTTACTTTCAGTTTTGA